A stretch of DNA from Paenibacillus albus:
CGACACACTTATTGGAGCGCATGAGCTGTCGGTGAAGTTATATCATTATTTGCTCATGAACACGACGCATGGACAGCCTGCGCTGCAATATTTACGCTCACGCGGTGTGACGGACAAGCAGATTGATCATTATATGATCGGTTATGCTCCGCCTGAATGGGACACATTAGCTCGGTTTCTGGAGAAGCGGGAATACAATCTCGCGCTCATGGAGAAGGGCGGGCTGCTTATTGCCAAGCAGGACAGAAGCGGCTACATTGACCGTTTCCGCGACCGGATTATGTTTCCGATCTGGAGCCGTGACGGCAAAGTAATCGCGATGGCCGGCAGGATGCTCGGTGAGGGTCAGCCCAAATATTTGAACTCCCCGGAGACAATGCTATTCAACAAGAGCCGTAATTTGTATAACTTCCATTATGCCAGAGTTTCGATGCGCAAGAATCGACGAGTAGTCCTTTTCGAAGGTTATATGGATGTTATAAAAGCATGGAGTGCCGGGGTCGAGAACGGCGTTGCTTCCATGGGTACGGCACTGACGGACGAGCATGCTTCACTTCTGGGGCGTAATGCCGATGAAGCCGTGCTTTGTTATGACGGTGACAACGCTGGACAAGCAGCTGCGCTGAAGAGTATTCCGATCTTGGAGCGAGCCGGAATGCGTGTTCAGGTGGCGATGCTGCCCAAGGGCATGGATCCTGATGAATTTATCGAGAAGCATGGCGCGCAGGCATTCATGCGTGAAACGATTGAACATCCCGTGTCTGCTACAAAATTTAGACTACTATATGCGAAGAAAAACCATATACTCCTAGAAGAAGAAGGACAGAAAGACTACTTGCTCGAGGCTGTTGGCATCATTGCTGCTCTCGATTCTCCTACCGAGCGGGAGTTTTATTTAAAGGAGCTGTCCCGAGAGTTCGATATGTCTTTGGATTCATTGAAGCAGGATGCTTTCGAAAGGCGGCAGCAGCTGCAAAAAATGAAACCTCCAAGGGATAATAACGATAATTCGTGGAATAATGGTAGGAATGAAAACCGTGAGAACCGTGAGAACCGCCGTACGTCCTCGGCGCCGCCCGTTTTGCCTGCGTATCAAGTCGCTGAGCGTAAGCTTCTAGCCCAGATGCTGCAGGATTCGGATATCGCAAATACGGTACATCAGAAGCTTGGAGAAGCTTTTAATGTAGAGGATCACGCAGCGCTTGCTGCTTACTTATATGCTTATTACGCGCAAGGACATGATCCGGATGTAAGCCGGTTTATCGCATCGCTCCAGGATGACCGCCTTGAACGGACAGCCGCTTCCATTATGATGATGGATGACGACATTCCATTCGATGAGCATCTGCTCGCCGATTATGTGAATGAAATTATGAAAGTGCCAAAGTTTCGGGAAATTGATCAATTGAAGGAAGCTATGGTACGAGCGGAACGTTCCGGGGACATGTTGAAAGCGGCACAAATTGCAAGTGAGATTATCGCCCTAGAGAGACAGCTAAAAGGTCGGCAGGATGATCGTTTCTAGGGAGGAGGGAGTCGGAATATGGCGAATGATCAACATACTGAACTGGATACTGAACAAAAGCTGGAACTCGTCAAGGAACAGCTGATTGAACATGGGAAGAAAAGATCCTCCTTAACGTACAAAGAGATCATGGAGAAACTGTCCCCGTTTGATCAGGATCCGGAGCAAATCGATGAGTTCTTCGAGCAACTCGATGATATCGGCATTGAAGTGGTAAATGAGAACGACGAGGATCAGCCTATAGGCAATCGGGACGATCAGGAGCGCGAGCATGACGACTTCAACTTCGATGATGATTTGGCATTACCGCCTGGTATCAAGATAAACGATCCGGTTCGAATGTATTTGAAAGAAATCGGACGTGTGCCGCTGTTGTCGGCTGATGATGAGGTGGAGCTTGCCAAACGGATCGAGAACGGGGATGAAGAAGCGAAGCGCAGACTCGCTGAAGCAAACCTAAGGCTCGTCGTTAGTATCGCGAAACGTTATGTTGGACGAGGAATGCTGTTTCTCGATCTTATCCAAGAAGGCAATATGGGTCTTATTAAAGCAGTTGAGAAGTTCGATCATACCAAGGGCTACAAGTTCAGTACGTATGCAACCTGGTGGATCAGACAAGCGATCACGCGCGCAATTGCTGACCAAGCCCGTACGATTCGGATCCCTGTTCATATGGTGGAGACGATTAATAAGCTCGTCCGAGTATCCCGTCAATTGCTGCAAGAGCTAGGCCGCGAGCCGAGCCCGGAAGAAATTGCGGCAGAGATGGATCTGAGCACAGAAAAAGTACGCGAGATTATGAAGATCGCGCAAGAACCGGTATCGTTGGAAACTCCGATTGGGGAAGAAGACGATTCGCATTTGGGTGATTTCATCGAAGATCAAGAGGCACTTGCACCAGCAGACGCTGCTGCGTATGAGCTCTTGAAGGAACAGCTGGAGGACGTGCTGGATACGCTCACTGAGCGTGAAGAGAACGTGCTTCGACTTCGTTTCGGTCTTGATGATGGTCGTACTCGCACGCTTGAGGAAGTGGGCAAAGTGTTTGGCGTTACCCGTGAACGGATTCGTCAAATCGAAGCGAAGGCGCTTCGTAAGCTTCGTCACCCGTCCAGAAGCAAACGTTTGAAAGATTTTCTTGAATAAATGAAGAGACCTTTCTGCTCCGGCAGCGAGGTCTTTTTTCCATCAGTCTCCTTCTTCACACACCATCATGAGAGAGGATTTCGAAGACGATATGGATCAAGAACGCCGCAAAACAATCGTGAGAGAGATTGAGCATTGGCAGCGAAGTAAACTGCTTCCGGATCAATATTGCGATTTTCTGCTCAACTTATATTTAGATGAAGGACAGGCACGAACCCCGGTTACTTTCACAGGAAGAGCGGCAGTTGCGGTGAAAGCGGCAACGGTGAAACAATGGCTGCTTACATTTGGAATATTTTCCTTAATTTGTTTTGTTGTTCTTTATTTTAACGAATTTCATCCGCTATTGCAAATTGCACTGTCGATTACTGGCGTACTCGTACTGCTCTCCATCGGGCAGAAATATCGTGAACGTAATGAGTCCGTAGGGCTTGGATTAATTGGCGCGGGGATGCTGCTCATGCTCGGGGCAGGCTTATATATGCTGCAGCTGCATGAGCTTCTTGCTTGGGGATGGAAAGCAGGACTGCTTGGCTTATGCTCAATCTGTTGGGTCGCATTCGGCATTGGAGCTCGGATACCGCTGCTTCACTTATGCGGCTGGATGGCATCCTTCTTGGTCTACGCGTGGCTGCTGTCGAACAACACGGACTCGCCGCGGTGGTTCGAAATTCAGCTGTACTGGCTGCCCGCCTCCTTCGTCTTCGGATGGTGTAGCTGGTTCTTCCACCGATGGACAAGACCGGTTGCTTCGATTCTGTTCGTCGCTGCCGCGATTGCCTGGTTCATGCCAGAGCTCTATTCTGCAGTGTTCATGAAGGAGCAAGTAGGGTTACAGCTACAACTTATGGTCAAAATTATAGCGGGTGGCGTTACACTGTTCTCGCTGCGAAAACAATGGATTGCGTGGGTTGCGTAATATGATTAAATTGTCCAAACGATTAAAGCAAATTGCTGATTATGTTTCTAAAGGTTCGCGTGTCGCAGACATCGGCTCAGACCATGCGTTGCTTCCCGTCTACTTGCTTCAAAGCGGTACTTGTCCGTCTGCCATCGCAGGCGAGCTGAATACGGGGCCGTTTCAAGCAGCTAAGCGTCAAACGGCTGAGGCGGGGCTGACGAAAGCGATTGAGGTTCGCCAAGGCGATGGTCTAGCTGTACTGGCTCCAGGCGAAGCAGATACCGTGACGATCGCCGGGATGGGCGGCGCGCTAATGGCTGATATCCTTGAGACTGGCCGTCAAGCGGGCAAGCTCGATGGGGTTAAAGAGCTGGTGCTTCAGCCGAATGTCGGCGAAGAGATCGTGCGCAAATGGCTTTCAAGACATGGGTATGTGCTGCAGAACGAAACAATTCTTGAAGAGGATGGGCGTATCTATGAAGTGCTGCATGCAAGGCATGGTGCACATAGCATGGATGGCAATTCTATTGAGAATGTCTACGACGCAGCGTTCTTAGCGGCTAATCTGTCCGATGAGGCGAAGCGCGAGTGGCTCTATCGGATGGGACCGTATTTGCTTCGCAGCAACGAAGAGCTGCTTCATAATAAGTGGCAGCACGAGCATGGCAAACTTGCACGGATCTCCAAACAGATGGAGCAGTCGGATCTAGCTGAATCCCGTGAGAAGCAGGCACAACTGAAGCAAGAGATGGATACGATTCAGGAGGTGCTGTCATGTTTGCGAACGGCCAAACCGTTGTCCAGCTCCTAGAACAGCTTGCTCCGAAGCATATCGCGATGGAGAATGATAAGATTGGCTTGCAGCTCGGAACCTTGCAGAAGGAAGTCAGCAAGGTGCTCATTGCACTCGACGTAACAGATGAGGTAGTCGATGAGGCGATTGCTCTCGGCGCCCAGCTGATTATCGCGCATCATGCCATTATCTATCGTCCGCTAGCGAAGCTAGATACTTCGACTCCTGCCGGAAAGCTATATGAGAAGCTGATTAAGAACGACATTGCGGTCTACATCGCACATACGAACCTTGACGTTGCAGATGGCGGGATAAACGATTGGATGGCAGATATGCTGGGGATTCCGGCTGAGGGTCGTTCATCGCTTGAGGATGTGCATACGGACAAGCTGTATAAGCTTGTCGTCTTCGTTCCGAAGAGCCATCATGAGCAAGTGCTGCAAGCGATTTGGAACGCTGGAGCCGGCCAAATCGGCGGCTACAGCCAGTGCAGCTTCAATATCGACGGCATCAGCACCTTCAAGCCAGGCGACAGCGCGAAGCCTTTCATTGGCGAGCAAGGCAAGCAGGAGCGGGTCGAAGAAGTACGTATCGAAACGGTTGTGCCGCACAGCGTACACCGAAGAGTCGTACAGGCGCTGCTGAAGGCACATCCTTACGAAGAGGTTGCTTTTGACCTCTATCCGGTTGAATTGAAGGGCCGTGTATTCGGCCTTGGACGTGTCGGCAAGCTAGCGGCAGCAGTGAAGCTGCGGGATCTCGCCGTGAAGGCAAAGGAAGCGTTCGACGTTCCTGCGCTTCGCGTCGTTGGAGATTTGAACCGGGATGTACGCAAAATCGCGGTGCTTGGCGGGGCTGGCAGCAGATATGTGCGTCATGCTTTATTTGCAGGCGCAGATGTGCTCGTAACCGGCGATATCGACTATCATACGGCTCATGATGCTGCGCAAGCTGGCCTTGCGATCATTGATCCGGGCCATAATATCGAGAAGCTGATGAAACCGCGGCTTGCGAGTTGGCTGCAAGGTGAATTGCAGCAGCGCAAGTATGCAACGGAAGCGATTGCGTCGACGCTGAACACAGAACCTTTTCAATTCCTATAAAGGAAAAGTTTCTAAGCTTGAGCTTTTACGCAGAACTTAGTATACTGTGGTGTACACGGAAAGTTTGACAGACAATCGCTGGCGGCTTTATTGTCGCGAGAGGAAAGTCCGGGCTCCGTAGGGCGAAGATGCTGGATAACGTCCAGTCGGCGCGAGCCGAAGGATAGTGCCACAGAAATGGACCGCCGATGGCTGGCTGCAAAGCCACGCACAGGCAAGGGTGGAACCGTGGTGTAAGAGACCACGAGGACCATTGGTGACAATGGTGCTGGTAAACCCCATCTGGAGCAAGACCGAGAGAACGTATATGCCCTTGCCCGGGGCGCGTTCGGGTGTGTCGCTTGAGCCGATTAGCAATGATTGGCCTAGATAGATGATTGTCGCTTCACAAGTGGGAGGGTAGCCCCCGTTTGACCACGCGAAGCACAGAACCCGGCTTACGGCAAGCTTTCCACAAGCTCAATAATAACCCGCAAGGCATTATGCCTTGCGGGTTATTTCGTTGTTGCAGGGTATTACAGCGGACTGTTGGGCCGCTGTTATTCGTACTGGCTTGCAATTTGAGCGAGTCTGCGTTCCACGAGAGCTGGGAACTGCTGCAAGGAAAGCTTGGATTGCTGTGCGGCTTGAAGGGCGCGAACGATATCAATTTGCCCGCTGCCAAAATATTTGTCTTTCCCTTTGTTACCGAGATCCTTCGCAGTTTTGCGCATAATGTCCATTACCTCAACATTCGTAAGGTCCGGATTGATGGAGCGAATCAGCCCCGCGAGCGCTGCGACATGCGGACTTGCCATCGAAGTGCCGGAGAGCGCCGCATATTGGCTGCCTGGATATGTGCTGGCGATGCTCATGCCAGGAGCAGCGACGTCGATATAATCGCCGTAGTTCGAGAAAGGCGATCTTGTCCCATCAGAGTTCGTCGAAGCGACTGCGAACACTTCCTGATAGGCAGCAGGATAGCCAGGACGTTCTGTGTTGTCATTGCCGCTTGCCGCGACGAGAACAACGTCATGATCGTAAGCATACTTAATCGCATCATGCAGGAATGCCGCTTCTGCATAGTTGCCAAGGCTCATATTGATGACTTTGGCGCCGTGATCGGTCGCCCAGATGACGCCTTCCGCCACCGTATACGTGGAGCCTGCACCGCTGCTGTCAAGCACTTTGACCGGAAGTACTTTGTTGTACCAAGTCAGCCCTGCGACTCCTTCACCGTTATTAACGGCAGCTGCGATAATGCCGGAGACGTGCGTGCCATGGCCGACGTCGTCTTCCGGCGGGCTATCCGCGGCGACCAGATTGGTGCCTTTCTCAAGCTTTCCTTTCAAATCCGGATGATCCATCTGCACACCTGTATCCAGCACACCGATGAGAACGTTATTGCTTCCTTTGGATACATTCCAGCCCTTCTCAGTCTCAATGACCGGCAGGTTCCATTGATACTCCGAGTAAAGCGCATCGTTCGGGATAATGCCGGAGCTGCTCGAAGTTGAGACATCGTTAGTCATATACAGATAGTGTGGCTCAGCATATACCACATGCCATGTATTGTTGAAATACCGGATCATGTCCTCAGCTTCCATAACACGCGAGCGGAACACATAGGTGTAGCCAAGCTTCTTCACCGTCAAAGCAGTAATGTCCAGCTTAATCCGTGCAAGGTCGTCTACCGTAGGCTCTTGACGGAATTTAACAACCACTTCGTTCTGGTGATAATGGCTGGCGTTGCCGTTATCTTCACCTGTTTTCACCGTAATATCTTGCGTCGAATTCGGCTTTACGGATTCGATCTTGTATTTGCCTTCAGCAGGGTAAGGGACGAGCCGCATGTTGCGGCGTTGATGGCTTTCAACATGGGTCACAATATCTTGCAGCAAAATGCCGACAATACCATCGCCTTTATCTCGCTCGTCTGGCTCGCCGATGACCATATATCGATGACCGCTTGTTTGAATCGGCGCAGAAGCATAGGCTTGTCCTCGCAGTACATGCTCCTTGGCTAGTGCAAGCGGCTTAACGAGCTCTGTTTGGTTCGGCTTGGTGCCTTCCGTAATGGATTGCCCCTGATGGCGCCACCAAACAAAAATCATCTGTTTATGCATGCCCATCAAATGCTTTAAATGAGCTTGATTCGTTGTAGTTGAAGCTTCGTGCATGATCAGCTTTTGGAAGTTTTTCGCACACTCCGATCTGCAAAGCAGAGCTGTTGCTTCCATATCCCGCTGCACCGTTTGGAGCTTCATCTGTTTTTCCTTGTGCACCGACATCGTTCGCAGCTCGGACTTTTTCTCTTTCGTTGTCACATCTGGACCGCTGAACCAAGGGGTTAGCGGTATGATCAGGGCAAGAGCTGCCAGTACGGCAAACCAGCCGATCCACTTCCGTCGCGTCATTGTAATTCCTCCCTGAATAGCTTGCAGTACGCTCTATGTCTTAGAGTAACGAAGCTTGAGGGAAAATATACGACTTTGTTGCGACATAAGGCAGTACCATCTGTTCTCATTTTGTGGTATCATGTTCATGATTTTAGATTGTTTGCGATGATGAAAGGGGATCTACCATAATGCCTGCGACTAACGTAAAAGCGATTAGCGAGTCAACAAGAGAAAAACTAAAACTTGCTGTCGGCCACTTGGAGACTTTTCTGAACCAATACGCGGTTCCACAGCTAACTTCAGAAGATCAAGGAAGCGATTCCGAGCTTTTCTATAAAGGTTTGTTGGCTGATCTTCGCCATATGCTCGTGTTCTCGGAAGTTGCTTATGAGAAACTTGGCGTAGCGCTAAGACGTCCTAATTTCGATACTGATTTCGCTGAGCGTGGACTATACGACGTGTATCATCAATGTGTTAATGCATTCTTTTATCCGAAGAACGAATGCTATTCCGAAGATGGCCGTTACGCATACACAGGGCAAGATGCGATCCGTTTCCGCAAGAAGCCAATCCGTGCAGCGCGTGACATCGTACTTACGATTTCCAAAATTTTCGAAGAGCTTCGCGATGATCTTTCGTACTACGAAAGCGACTATATGACTCAGCGCCGTATGCAGGGTCAAAAATAAGGAAAGCATATTACACCCCCGGTACGGGCAACTTGATACCGGGGGTGATTTTTATGCCGAAGGGCGTAAGCTGCAGCGTTGCTAACTGTTCATTCTGGAAAGACGGAAACCAATGCGGCGCAAACAAAATCGAAGTCGACATCGATAGCCACGCAACTGCTCATTTTGGTGCTGAATTTGCTCAGGAAGGCTTTGGCGGGGAGCATCAAGACTCCGCAAAGTCGAGTGCTTCGACATGCTGTCATACGTTTAAACCGAAGGAGTGAGCTTGATGGAGCGTGAATCGGAAGGGCATAATTTGCACAGTCCGCATGATGACACATCAACGAATCCTTTGTACCATCCTGACATGAATGCGTATAACGAAGAATATGCTGCTGAGATCGCAGTGCCGCGTTCCGTCAATAGCTTCTATCCCAATCAGGACCGATATCCAAGTACTGAGCAGGTAAGGCTGACGAACGAAGCCGTGCGTGAGACCAGATCTGCCGGCCGGGCAACCGGATGGGCAGGATTCATTATCGCAATACTTTCATGGATTGTATGGCCTGTCTTGCTTGGCGCTACAGCAATTGTTCTTGGTTTTATCGCTTACCGGCAAGGTGCGAGAGGACTCGGCGTTTGGTCGATTACGCTGGGATTCATCGCAGCTGCAGCTTACTTGGTCCTCGTTCCCATTTATTATGCGATAACGTAGCGAAAAAATGGTGATGCAGCTTGGTGCTGCGTCACCGTTTTTTTTTGAGTTCCCAGGCATGTTGAGATCTATTTTTGCAAAATGGTAGGATGGTAGTTTGCCTAGGTCTATTGTCTTACTGGCGAATCTAGTGAAAAAGATGTAAGATGATGTTAACTACTGTCGAAACTTAGAGGAGTTATGGAGGTACATCATGAGCATTGATCCGCGCATTATGAAGTCACTGCTCCAGCTGCAGCTTATGCCCAGCCTGGACTTGAACGGAAATGACAACGTGCTGTCTGCAACAACCGGAACAGACGGATCGTCCATGTTTGATTCTTTGCTGCAACAATATATGGCTGGTGGCTCGGGTACGACGGCGAATGGCTTGAACGGAGACATCTCCTCAGCTCTTGGATCGCTTTCTCTTGGCGCACTCGGCAGCATTGCACCGATGATCACGAATGCAGAAGGCGTCGACAACGACTCCGCGGGAAGCAAGCCATCCGATTATGAAGCTATTATTAACGATGCAGCAGCCAAATACGGCATAGATCCTTCGCTTATTAAAGGCGTTATACATACGGAGTCTTCTTTTAACCCGAATGCAGAATCTTCCGCAGGGGCTAAAGGGCTTATGCAGCTCATGGACGGAACGGCTCGTGGACTTGGCGTCAGCAACTCCTTCGACCCGGAGCAGAACATCGAAGGCGGCACGCGCTTCCTAGCTTATCTGATGCGCAAGTACGACGGCAATGTGCAATCTGCGCTTGCGGCTTATAATGCAGGGCCGGGTCGCGTCGATCGCTCGGGAATTACAGGCAGTGCGAATTTCGACGATTTGGCACATCTGCTTCCGAAGGAGACGCAGCGCTACGTTACGAAAGTCATGAACGCGACGGACCAATTTTCCATTTAGATTCGGCCATTAAGGAAACAATACAAAGATCACGGAGAAATGCTGGCTTAGCTAGCTTTTTTTCTTTGATCTTTTTCATTTGTTCAGCAGGAGAGGGAGCTTGAAGCATGTATTATTTTGACCACGCCGCATCGACGCCGCCGCATGATGAAGTGATTCGAACGATAGCGGAAGTGATGGCGAAGCATTATGCCAATCCATCTTCGCTGCATAGAAGCGGGCATGAAGCGGGCAACTTGCTGGAGCGCGCCAGATCGGTCATCGCGTCGGCGTTCCGCGGCACAGAGCCGAGGGAGTGGCGCTTTACATCCGGCGGAACCGAAAGCAATAACATTGCGATTACAGGAGCTGCCCGTGCCTACAGCAAACGGGGTAAGCATATTATTACGACTGCGGTCGAGCATCCGTCCGTTTACGATACATGCCTCGCGTTGGAGCGGGAGGG
This window harbors:
- a CDS encoding tRNA (adenine(22)-N(1))-methyltransferase, with protein sequence MIKLSKRLKQIADYVSKGSRVADIGSDHALLPVYLLQSGTCPSAIAGELNTGPFQAAKRQTAEAGLTKAIEVRQGDGLAVLAPGEADTVTIAGMGGALMADILETGRQAGKLDGVKELVLQPNVGEEIVRKWLSRHGYVLQNETILEEDGRIYEVLHARHGAHSMDGNSIENVYDAAFLAANLSDEAKREWLYRMGPYLLRSNEELLHNKWQHEHGKLARISKQMEQSDLAESREKQAQLKQEMDTIQEVLSCLRTAKPLSSS
- a CDS encoding S8 family peptidase yields the protein MTRRKWIGWFAVLAALALIIPLTPWFSGPDVTTKEKKSELRTMSVHKEKQMKLQTVQRDMEATALLCRSECAKNFQKLIMHEASTTTNQAHLKHLMGMHKQMIFVWWRHQGQSITEGTKPNQTELVKPLALAKEHVLRGQAYASAPIQTSGHRYMVIGEPDERDKGDGIVGILLQDIVTHVESHQRRNMRLVPYPAEGKYKIESVKPNSTQDITVKTGEDNGNASHYHQNEVVVKFRQEPTVDDLARIKLDITALTVKKLGYTYVFRSRVMEAEDMIRYFNNTWHVVYAEPHYLYMTNDVSTSSSSGIIPNDALYSEYQWNLPVIETEKGWNVSKGSNNVLIGVLDTGVQMDHPDLKGKLEKGTNLVAADSPPEDDVGHGTHVSGIIAAAVNNGEGVAGLTWYNKVLPVKVLDSSGAGSTYTVAEGVIWATDHGAKVINMSLGNYAEAAFLHDAIKYAYDHDVVLVAASGNDNTERPGYPAAYQEVFAVASTNSDGTRSPFSNYGDYIDVAAPGMSIASTYPGSQYAALSGTSMASPHVAALAGLIRSINPDLTNVEVMDIMRKTAKDLGNKGKDKYFGSGQIDIVRALQAAQQSKLSLQQFPALVERRLAQIASQYE
- a CDS encoding Nif3-like dinuclear metal center hexameric protein, with protein sequence MFANGQTVVQLLEQLAPKHIAMENDKIGLQLGTLQKEVSKVLIALDVTDEVVDEAIALGAQLIIAHHAIIYRPLAKLDTSTPAGKLYEKLIKNDIAVYIAHTNLDVADGGINDWMADMLGIPAEGRSSLEDVHTDKLYKLVVFVPKSHHEQVLQAIWNAGAGQIGGYSQCSFNIDGISTFKPGDSAKPFIGEQGKQERVEEVRIETVVPHSVHRRVVQALLKAHPYEEVAFDLYPVELKGRVFGLGRVGKLAAAVKLRDLAVKAKEAFDVPALRVVGDLNRDVRKIAVLGGAGSRYVRHALFAGADVLVTGDIDYHTAHDAAQAGLAIIDPGHNIEKLMKPRLASWLQGELQQRKYATEAIASTLNTEPFQFL
- a CDS encoding DUF4190 domain-containing protein is translated as MERESEGHNLHSPHDDTSTNPLYHPDMNAYNEEYAAEIAVPRSVNSFYPNQDRYPSTEQVRLTNEAVRETRSAGRATGWAGFIIAILSWIVWPVLLGATAIVLGFIAYRQGARGLGVWSITLGFIAAAAYLVLVPIYYAIT
- the dnaG gene encoding DNA primase, giving the protein MAYGKIPDSVIEAVLKHHDIVETVGKYVHLSKHGKYMKGLCPFHSEKSPSFTVTPEKGIFYCYGCGKGGNAIKFIEEIEEYSFPEAVRMMAEEAGIPITWSGAAERTNTEGGGDRDTLIGAHELSVKLYHYLLMNTTHGQPALQYLRSRGVTDKQIDHYMIGYAPPEWDTLARFLEKREYNLALMEKGGLLIAKQDRSGYIDRFRDRIMFPIWSRDGKVIAMAGRMLGEGQPKYLNSPETMLFNKSRNLYNFHYARVSMRKNRRVVLFEGYMDVIKAWSAGVENGVASMGTALTDEHASLLGRNADEAVLCYDGDNAGQAAALKSIPILERAGMRVQVAMLPKGMDPDEFIEKHGAQAFMRETIEHPVSATKFRLLYAKKNHILLEEEGQKDYLLEAVGIIAALDSPTEREFYLKELSREFDMSLDSLKQDAFERRQQLQKMKPPRDNNDNSWNNGRNENRENRENRRTSSAPPVLPAYQVAERKLLAQMLQDSDIANTVHQKLGEAFNVEDHAALAAYLYAYYAQGHDPDVSRFIASLQDDRLERTAASIMMMDDDIPFDEHLLADYVNEIMKVPKFREIDQLKEAMVRAERSGDMLKAAQIASEIIALERQLKGRQDDRF
- a CDS encoding lytic transglycosylase domain-containing protein, which produces MSIDPRIMKSLLQLQLMPSLDLNGNDNVLSATTGTDGSSMFDSLLQQYMAGGSGTTANGLNGDISSALGSLSLGALGSIAPMITNAEGVDNDSAGSKPSDYEAIINDAAAKYGIDPSLIKGVIHTESSFNPNAESSAGAKGLMQLMDGTARGLGVSNSFDPEQNIEGGTRFLAYLMRKYDGNVQSALAAYNAGPGRVDRSGITGSANFDDLAHLLPKETQRYVTKVMNATDQFSI
- a CDS encoding YpuI family protein; the protein is MPATNVKAISESTREKLKLAVGHLETFLNQYAVPQLTSEDQGSDSELFYKGLLADLRHMLVFSEVAYEKLGVALRRPNFDTDFAERGLYDVYHQCVNAFFYPKNECYSEDGRYAYTGQDAIRFRKKPIRAARDIVLTISKIFEELRDDLSYYESDYMTQRRMQGQK
- a CDS encoding DUF1540 domain-containing protein — its product is MPKGVSCSVANCSFWKDGNQCGANKIEVDIDSHATAHFGAEFAQEGFGGEHQDSAKSSASTCCHTFKPKE
- the rpoD gene encoding RNA polymerase sigma factor RpoD; amino-acid sequence: MANDQHTELDTEQKLELVKEQLIEHGKKRSSLTYKEIMEKLSPFDQDPEQIDEFFEQLDDIGIEVVNENDEDQPIGNRDDQEREHDDFNFDDDLALPPGIKINDPVRMYLKEIGRVPLLSADDEVELAKRIENGDEEAKRRLAEANLRLVVSIAKRYVGRGMLFLDLIQEGNMGLIKAVEKFDHTKGYKFSTYATWWIRQAITRAIADQARTIRIPVHMVETINKLVRVSRQLLQELGREPSPEEIAAEMDLSTEKVREIMKIAQEPVSLETPIGEEDDSHLGDFIEDQEALAPADAAAYELLKEQLEDVLDTLTEREENVLRLRFGLDDGRTRTLEEVGKVFGVTRERIRQIEAKALRKLRHPSRSKRLKDFLE